From the genome of Streptomyces xanthophaeus:
AACTGGGATCGTGCGGGCGTCGCAGGTGGCGAACGGCTCGGCTTCGACACCGCGCTGCTGCTCGGGGCGGTCGAGCGCCAGCCGGACATCGAGCGGTCGACCGGCCCCGGTGGCTCGCTGCTGACGGTCACGGAGCCCGCGGAGACGGCGACCGCGGCCGCGTTCGCGTACACGGCAGTCCTCACGGACCGCCCGGGCAACGCCGAACCGCTGGCGGAAGCCGGCCGTCTGTTCGGTCGGCTGGCGCATCTGCTGGACGCGGTGGAGGACCTGGACGCGGACAAGGCCTCCGGCGCGTGGAACCCGATCGCCGTGACCGGCGCGGACCGCGCCGAGGTGCGCCGGCTCTGCGACGATGCCGTCCGTGGAATCCGACTCGCCCTGTCCGACGCCGTGTTCGTCGACGGACGGCTGGTGGGGGCGCTTCTGGGCGGCGAGCTGGAGCGTGCCGTCGATCGGGTCTTCGACCCTCGGCATGGTCACCATCAGCACCGCCGCCAGGCGCGGGGCCTGCGCATGGTGCCCTGGCTGGGACGCCGTGCGGAGACGGAAACGCCCTCGGGTACCGCCCCGGGCACGGCCTGCGGCGTAGGGGAGCTCACGGGTGCGGCCCCCGAGGGTGGGATGACGGCGTCGGGCCGGCCGTCGGAGGGGCAGTGCCGGCAGTGTCGCGAGTGGGGCCGGTTGTGCCGCGATTGCGGGCTGTGCTCCAGATGCTGCCGTTGCGGCGAAGACGACGGTCAGGATGACGGAGAGTCCTGGCAGTTCGGCGACGGCAACCGCAACGGCGGCTCGTCG
Proteins encoded in this window:
- a CDS encoding DUF5685 family protein, with protein sequence MFGIIRPCRHRLGEGLRTEWMAHLCGLCLALRSEYGQFARVATNYDGLIVSVLTEAQSERTGDWRRGAGPCPLRGMRSADVAQGEGARLAATVSLVLAAAKMRDHAADGDGLVGRRPVALAARRIADNWDRAGVAGGERLGFDTALLLGAVERQPDIERSTGPGGSLLTVTEPAETATAAAFAYTAVLTDRPGNAEPLAEAGRLFGRLAHLLDAVEDLDADKASGAWNPIAVTGADRAEVRRLCDDAVRGIRLALSDAVFVDGRLVGALLGGELERAVDRVFDPRHGHHQHRRQARGLRMVPWLGRRAETETPSGTAPGTACGVGELTGAAPEGGMTASGRPSEGQCRQCREWGRLCRDCGLCSRCCRCGEDDGQDDGESWQFGDGNRNGGSSSRDGSGSDGWFGGQGGGNSGGFSGGSGGGHGSGGSGGSGGSGGGSGDGCGGGGGCCNPCKCCCDCCD